The genome window TCATTACCTTTTGCCTATCCGGCAGACCTTACGCCAAAGGTCATCGCTATGCTCACCGACGGAACGCTTGCCTCAACTCAACTTTTTATATGATACGACGAAAGATCTCGAGCCTAATCAATATGGGGAACCAAATTCAATATGGGGATTTATCACACTATGACGACGTCCCTTTTGGAAGCTCTTCCTTTCGGTTAGCATTCGTCCACCACATGACATATTTCGGGCCCCTATATTTGGGCATGGAGCATGTCATTCCCAGGGCATATCCATTAATTCAGCAATCGATGAAAAGGGTAGAAATTTGTAGGCCTACAATCTAGACTAGGGCACTCGTCTTAAGTATGACAATTTGGAGGAGTTTGTGCGTGCTCCCTCCCGgagaaaataaaaactattaTCGGGGCGACATATGACAGCGGAAAATGTCACTTGCTGAATTAAGATCTCTCAAAGGGATTTGAAATCCAAATCGGAATCCGCTagggttgtatcttgtcaccgatattatttcttcttgttataggcgacgttcttcatgccGCCCCTTCTCCGGATTACGCGAGGGGCTTCAATGAACTTTGACATCTTTTCGTAAATACCTCCATTACGTTGATGACATCAGGTTCAACAAGGTGGTTAGCCAGTTggcaaatataatataatgcatTCAAGGCGCGGATCATAAGCGCGTTTGAGTGTCCGAAGATACAGAGAATAAGGAGATATTGTTTGGGCTTGAACTAGGAGACCAAAAGCTTCTTCATACGATACGCAACGGCGCCGTAATCCATAGTGATGGCAAAGGGACCAGCCGAAAAGATAGAACCGATGTTGTCAAATTCGGGGGCCGACACCATCAAAAAACCGCCTTGATCGACACTGGCACGGACGTATCTGCTGTTTCTCGGAAATACGAACATAGTAATTGGCAACCAGCATGTCACTTGGCAGTGCTATGTTACTGACGTCTCTCGCccgatcattttttttttttttgggagtagggtaggtgaatgcgtttacgcacagagtggtgaactcccgcaacagcacgctgccggactaccaactaaacacctccctgtcatcagagaactagcctggaaccgtttgacacattacttcgggctagccctcccgctctcccggctttggcagccttcaagtcagggaattcctttcaccaacgggaggggaggggaggaagggagttgttatttcagggaaccccttaccgtctgatccctccgccggtcgagttcaatcttcttcacaataagaagaacgcgaacataatgcgcaatacgattccatctctgacaatgttgtctggagagagctcccctgtgtctgcataaagccgcTGACGAAAGAGCCGTCCCACCTCtggcaagagaaaaaagtgtgttcagcgtcgcccgccactccattgcagaacacacaatcaggagatcgcgccttcccgatcctgtataggtaagactgaaaacctccatgtccacttagaaattgggtaaggaagtaatcaatctcaccgtgcgtacGGTTCAgctacgggtctaaattgtcgatgagccccGCAGTTTATCTGcttcttggctcattttaccaagaaagttgccactcggtaagggtgcgttaacgttcttcacgggcaaccacatctcttaagttttcgcccttacggcggtagatagcttcgcgctccttggcaaggagggcaacggggatccctcccgcgatcaccatcacagccggttcggagacggtgcgataagcagacgccactcgcaaagctccccgcctctgcacttgagcaaggcgtttgcgatgcacttccttgtcaaggacatcagcccatacctccgcaccatagagcagaaccgattacattgctcccataaggagacatcttctagttgatatagggcccccgacatttgccattagccgactcaaggccgtgactccagctgcagccctatccccgaccaggcgcgactcttcggataTATTGAGACTCACCATACTATCGTAGGAAGTGtaccagaggtccggccctaggatggatccctgtgctactcccgacacgatttccatcctcctttggcactctagcgtctcatagagcagggagcgatctttcagataatccctcaatatccacaagagatattttggcacgtgaaatgggTTTTCTAGTGTGCgtagcatacctgtccatcttacggaattgaagacatttctgacatcaagcgttatgaggagcactatccgtcgagattggcggctgcgtgcctcagctcgatgaaccTCACCTACGACCTcgataatagcatccactgaagatcttcctgttctgaacttgaactgccttgcggaatctactcttgatgagcttctcgagtacCTTTCTGGCCGactcaagcatacacagcgggcggtgtgcagacgggagctccggctctcctttacccttactgatcaacgcgagtctggccattttccagccacaagaaaaaatgccctccttcatgcaaacgttgaacacttcaagcagcaattctggtcgttgacggaacaccagtttgtaaaattacgtcgggatgccatcagggcctggcgccttcttctttttcatagtgagaaccgtttcttcgagctccctcattgtgaaaaggggcaattctcgacgctttccgcgctatcacttgtctggggaacaatgcctgcacaatgcggtccatctggtcggtacttagtacgcAAGGCTTCCGCAGGTCCCCGATTTtctgggtgacaagcttatagccaagtccccacggaccctcattcacctcgttaacaaagttctgccagccgcgaggtTTGCTTTtctttatagcgctgcggagtctcctttttgctaatctatgctctgcctttatggcacatgcctcctcgttggcgtgcaaacgttgtgccacatagcagagcttatgacactccctccgtaggtcggcaatttctcgCGTccgccagtacatagaaggtttgtcgcgCCTGAGGCCCCtccgaggcatggaagcctcacacgccgtcgttatcaggttcatcactgaatttacgacggtgtcaactgcgacgctaccaccccccggagtgccctccagcgcggtTCTGCCTGcaccaagagcttcgacgaacttctcgatgctcaccctcgcgacattccacaggcaaggggagcgtcgcgttggtgcttgccggcaagtagcgtcaatcacttcgaacgcgatgtactggtgatcacttgccaagaagttTTCTAGgcctcgccacccgtccaccgatgacgccagagattccgacgcaaaagtgatgtcacgaATAcctccttcacagcctgggcgccgacacgttggtgtggatccggtgtttaaaactacgagcccggttctcgccgccatttccagaatccgtctccctctgaagtctgactgaggcatgccccattcaagagccctggcattaaaatcatcgcctaccaggattcgttcctccgtgctcgaaacggtgtcttccagagcatcaagcggGCGCCGaaaatccggcatcgtctcgctTGGcctcaggtaaacgctaaaaaacgttatccctacgcaccggatccagacaaacccgttcccctggccttcggcaagaacacaaagtcgaacgtcatcccgaacccagatggcagcggtgcccgataagtcgagatgctagatcagcatttacttccgcagcgaactgtgctagcaactggtgagcggttacaTTCCGGTgcttgttaatttgtaaaatgtggatcatgccgttcgcaccctagccctctccaaccaaaagatcggacaccgtcccgaacccgcagtgtgtgcaacgctctcaccagacgcgccacgatccctgcagagaacgtaaCTCTCGCTtttattgcaggtcttcgcttgatgaccccacttggccgcatctccggcatactgtcctcctgtccggtcccttgcaagatGCTGACATGTGGAGTATGGATACCTCTAGCACTTAGTtaggactatccgcattcgcaccctgcatactacccatccgattttgattctcccgctgctaaggagtttcctcacatattgctcggggacttctacCACGGGAaccttttggcctcgagcatttacagaggagacacctacccgggcattggttacttctggacattcacgctttagcgccccctctacttcgaccttttctgtgaggcagtcaagatcccggatttttagagagcacatgggttctaggctgaaagcaagagccttctcccccaatagccccttgaccgcttagCAAAACGTACTTTTGTTAGTCGTCTATGAGggtccagttcgacgagaactccccCACTCCTTGTTCTCCGTATGGACGACACCTCtgttccgttgtcttcgggtttcatcctgtagcgcaTTTCACTaatgacttccgcaaatgtcttgccttctgtCTGCTTAATGAGAAGATCCGACGGTCTGgtccttcttcgcttcctcgtcctttctgctcctggcttttggttggcagcctctttgtctttggacagacgtgtctctggcggcggagtcagttgtttctttttttccttcttcgccttctttttttgggccctggaaactacttcgataaagacTTCTTCggacacgtcgtcctctttccgctttttccccagttcgctttgcagtgggctatctgcggtccgtttgaggCAAGCAGCGTTCTCTGCGGGGAGTGCGGCtctttctgctctccaatcgtcttccgctgctttccacgttcgcctatagaaggagatgtggtccaatagttcctccagttccatcagcccggttttgacgcctttgctgacgttcttctagaggaacgttgccgaccgcatataCTTCGCCATTGCCGCACATTTGCTGATGACCTTTTCCTCTTAGGCTCTAGCTatgacggtcgactgcacttccactcggtttgtAACCGAATCCATctactcaggactagcgattctgactgagctttcttccgaaacaggggcactgcaaggtatcgGAGTTACCATCTCCgaacggtcagtcgcaccacttgatgaagcttcctctttatttgggcgccccggtgtcacattgGGTATGTCAatcctcgctgcctctttcactgatcgctgcggtgaacgacgcatttttgtgctccgcccaaacgcactcaccTCTTCCTCCTTTAATGTTGTTTCgtcgaatttttttattaatgtatgtttattctccatgaaaaagtaaccagcgcatcgtgtgcaagggagcgggccataATAGTCAGGAACCGGTGTACCCTCGGAGACACAGTCCCTACCCcagctccctgaggcctgacctacgcttagctgatcctggaattcgcggacggatcagcgctcggtcggggcaacgcggtctactaacacccgTTCAATGCACACTCCCCGACCAGGGTcctgaaggggctggctcctgatacacgttacAACTACCACCTTAGCAGAGCTATGCTCACAGAACATTAAGAGGTTGAAGCCAGCGTATCTTGCAAATGATATCGAAGGTTCGTGTCTTTCATCAACACCAATGTTAACAGGCAGTGATCCCCGCCGCGTCGTAAATGAAAATACAATTTATTAGCCAAGGGATCCACTTGATATTGTAGGGTACTCGAGAGCACTCCCCAAAAgagctaaaaaatgaagaagcaAGTTTTCCAAATCGCCTATGCGCGACTACTTGTTCTAACGAGTTGCTGCTGTCGCTCACACAAAAGAATTTCGCTTGCAGTTTCAAAACGATACATCCAGTTGTACCCTTTAATACTCATAGCAATAGCAGGAAGACCATACAATCAACGAATGGAAAGTGTAATGGAGGATATTTTTTACAGGATaggaatttgaaataaaaaccgGGAATGGAATGAGGACAATTTGATGTACATTTCAGACGTATCTGGAGCAGACGAATATCCTTGGTAAGCCATGAAAGTGGTGGACTTTGAAAACATTgaacaatgaaaaatgaaaatcacaAAAGTGCAAAGAAACCACCGTCATcaggaaaaatattatttatttgggTTCATGAAATTCAAGGTGTTGAAACTGATTCAGGAGTTGTTGCGTTTACAGCTGATGCCTCTTTGTGACCCTTGTCATTCAGCAAAAACTGTATCAGAATTACAAGGTAAGTAACCGTAGCAGCAGCCATCTTAACACCAGGAAGAAATTCAAATACATTTTGCAAAGTTTGGTACCAAAGTATGTTAGGTAGGTAGGACTTACCGATCCAAGGAGTTCAAAATCGATAGTAAAAAATCCATTCGCAGAAATATGAAAAGGCTCATGCATGATTTGCAAAGAGAACTCACTGACGAGGGCATTGTACTGTTCACTTTCAGtagatttttccaatttatgaaCAAGGCAACCTGTCGTTTCACTCTGAAAGAAAGTGAAAATCAGTTTTCCTTTCATGAATATCCTTACCACTCCAAGGAACTTTCCGCACCGTTTGTTTGCAATTATTACACACCCATGATAACACGCTCAGCATAAAGGCAAGTGGAATCATCCGGCAAAGGCATTCCATGATAAGAAAATACGGTATAAAATGCTCCAAGGCTAGGAAAAGCCAATAACCGTTACTAGTGAAATCCAGAAAATAGTACGTAACAATCGCCAGCAAGGACCATCCGAAACAATCGTTGATAATATTGGTGACCTCCCAGATATGCCCGAAAATCTGTTTCAACATCAAAATCTTTTCAATCGAAACTGATTCAGATTTGGTCCCATTGTTAAATCGCCTCCTCCCGTAGTTATCCTCCAGGATAATGAATGTTGGGGTGGTTTTTCGAACTGCTAcgatttcctcgattttcgcgTTTAACAAATTTAGCCGTTCACTTGCCATACTCACGTAGTGCATGCATTGGGTAAGCCGCAATATAACGATTTCCCTTGAAAAAGTTGAAACCCAAAATCCATCGGTGAATTGATTCATTGCCCTCGAAAAACATATTATCGCATCGTTACCCAGGATTACCAAGAGAATGACCAGAAAACCGATAACGTATTTCCTATTCCACCTTTCCGTGTTCGTTCGAACCGTGAGCTTCTCCCGGAATTCAGAATCAATTAACCGGAACATATCAAGGATTCTTTGCTGGTCCTTTCGAGTGCAAAATGCCTGAACATTCAGAACAACATGCGCCAAGGATAACGCAACAAACACAAGACCACTGACCAAACTTGATAGAGTGTTCCCGCTGAAGACGTCGTAGATAAAAAAGGCcgagaaaaacaaaaagacaacAAGTACCAGATGCAGAACTTGATAGATTCCCAAGAACAGACGAACTGAATCCTTTCTTGAAAATGGTGCCAAGCCAGCCACTTTGTAAATTGTTAAGAATCCAGATAAATCCTTTATGGAAGTTCTACGGAGTAGCTTCATTTTTAGAGATCCGTCGTCACCGTCTGGAAACCTCGGAGTGAAAATGGAAGGTCCTGTGTGTCCTACACTAACCGAGGTTGATAAAAATCTCATGTGAATAATTACCAAACGCCAGATGCCAATGGCAGGCAATTATTAATGGGAAAGAATCAATCGATGACAATCAATTTATGTCTATTGTAGGATTAAGTGAAGTGTGCATTAATGGGACATTTTCTACTTTACTACATTCATCTCCGGCTTCAAAGAAGGAACAGTAATTAAAAATTTCTTGGTCATTAGTAATCGTCAGCACATCGTACCATCAAGACTTTAAGATCTTGAGAGAGTCCTACGTTCGCCATCTATGGTACTTCATGGCGAACCGGATCAGTTGaagagaaactttctcccaGTTCTTTGGTCCAAGGAATCAtggaattttgtgtaaaacaacaccttatCAAAATGAACTCAATACctctctgtccgtctatctatcTTTTTCTTAAGGAGGCGGAAATCTTTAAAAAGGGTCTGTCCCGAACACCcccgcgtgtgggatttttacccactaaaatcaaccCCGACTCCGACCCTCcttgccccgtggaaccacctttaggtattacatcccAAGGTGGAATTAGCTAACTTTAGCTtggtctcctttcttctattcGCGGGGTTCGTAAATTATTCCGTTTTTGGGAATCTACTCTGGATCGTTGCGATCATTGAGGGGTCCCCATCGCAATTTGGGTAATCAGGTAcggtatccaatttaaacccatgcaggtattttttttttggggggtagggtggatgaatgtatttacgcacagagtgttggactctcgattcggtacgtcgccgggctactaactaaacacctcgcccccatcgtcagagaactagcctggaatcgtttgtcacattacttcgggctagtccgcgAACTCCCCTGCCTTGcggagctttcaaatcagggaatttccttcaccaacgggaggagagcaGGGGAAAggaactgtcaattcaaggaaccccctgcaatccgtctcctccaccggtcgagctctatcttcttagcaacgagaaggacccgaacgtaatgggcaagaCAGCTCCACcccttgtgtttaaatagagtggctgacgaatcccatcccgccttccacaagaaaaaaagatgtgctgcgtgtcgtccacaactccattggaaaacacacaatctggagttcgtgcctttccaatctggTGAGACCCACTTAAGAACTacgtaaggaaatagtcaagttGTTGATAAgcggcgcagtccatctgcctctagtttcatttcgccaagagagttgccactcgtctagggtgaGAGACGGTGCGGTACCCAGGCATCACCCGCAAAACTCtctgtctctgtacttgcgcgaggcgtttacgatatacctcctcgcTAAGAGCGTCAATCCAAACATCTGCGCCGtaaagcaggacagactgcattgaactcaCCAAGAGACGTCACCAGCTTCAATCTtcttgagacatgtgtcgagccacaggccaaagagctatcatgcccgaaaccgagaaagatttcaggctggtctgcaaaatctttggatgaggagaccttcatagaggtgtggttagatcagcctgataaagcaggcacctctacggaaagagccatccatctagctcaatgcattgccaaagcgtgtgacgcgtccttgcctagaaggtgttcattccccagtagaagaccaaactactggtggaatgatgaactgaccggccttcgatcagcctgccaccgagccagaagagtggctcagagggcggtaggtagagtcgaacagggacaaaaagagcgcatctataaggcagcccgtaaaaacctcaagctcgccatccagcgaagcaagagggagtgctttaaggagctctgctcagaagcgaacataaacccgtgggggaatgcctacagaattgtgatgggacgattcagaggccgttcatctccgcagatcacgtgccccaccctcttgctaaaaatcatccaggggttattctcccagtaagaggagagcaccgacacattccaaccacctctgaatgtggcggcaattccgccagtcaccagagacgagctgttggatatctgcggtagaacaggagacaacaaagcgccgggcctggacggagtaccgaataaggcccttaagcttgccgtgaaatccagaccggacatgttcgctgagttgttcgaagcgtgcatgtccgaggggatatttccagtagcatggaagcggcagaagttggtacttctgcctaaaccaggtaaacctccaggtgaaccatcctcatatcgacccatatgtctcgtggacacggtggggaaaatgctagagcgggtaatctataatagattactcccggttgttgcgagccaaggcggcctttcggatcggcagtatgggttccgtaaagccagatcaaccattgatgccatcaaattggttactggcttggccgaagatgcaattcacgggaagggtagtaccagcaaatattgcgtggtagtaaccctggatgtgaaaaatgcattcaattcggccaattggaatctaatgcgaaaatctttagcgaaggttggtattcccgcctatctcgctgctatcgtcgatagttatttaactgaaaggaggctctggtatggcaccgatgacggaccccaggagtatgttgtttccgcgggtgtccctcagggctccgtattgggcccactactgtggaacatcatgtacaacgatgtatttaatcttccccttccgggggaagccacagtggtgggttacgctgacgacatagtgctggttgttgtcgcaaagcatctcgaagatgctgagttatactcaagtgatgcaatcggtgctgttaaaagttggctaaagagctttggtctgacacttgcggaggaaaaaatggaagcggtcctcatcactaagcgccggaagagaaattacgcctgtattagaatcgggaatcatatcatcacttccaagccgaccatcaaatacttgggagtggtgatagacaggaagcttagctataagcaacatgtgcggtatgtttgcgacaaatcatccactgcaagtatggccctggcaaggatgatgccgaacattggagggccacggcatatctctaggttgcttatagccagggtggtgacctcgatcatgctctatgcaaccccagtttggagggaggcgttgtggatgtcagggaacgctaccaaactgagttcagtctacaggaggacagccctgagggtatgctctgccttcaggactgtctcagatgatgcagcatccgtcatctctggaatgatgtcgattgacatcttggcagatgagatggcgaacatatacaatccaaagccaacctcttcctcatcgcggacgaggaagactgaaagggagagatccataaatagatgacaagagcggtgggaacgctcgggaaagcgccggtggacgcacaggctcattcctgctatcaaggagtggttagagagacgacacggtgaggttaattataatctcacccagtttctcacggggcacggaggatatctccaataccttcacaggtttaaattggagacctcacccgattgtccaaattgcaatggagtcccagaggacccagagcatgtattcttccattgtccgagatttgtggaagaaaggaggaatctagaggagactctaggagaggtgccgaaaatgctagcacatcaagagaattgggatgcggtaaactccatgatcgcatctatccaaaataaactgcgaaaagcagaggagaggagaaaaacgcggtcacgtgcgccgcttatagaagaaaggtgacaaagctagagtgagctgactccgccccgtgatgtaattccttatggtggttccgcggggcagggagggagtcgggggtggttttagtgggtaaaaatcccacacgctggtgtgtccagaccagtgtctttttgaagatttccacctcctcaacaaaaaaaaaaagaagacgtcaCCAGCTAGATGTAAGACTCCaaatgtttgccattaacctacttaacgccgaaacaccagctgcagccttgctcgctgctgctttgatttgctcaaaaaagcttatctttgactcaagagtcaacccgaggtactttaccgctggttttgactcgactATTGACTCGCCCAAtgatatggggggggggggggggggggggggggggggtagtcgcaatgactacttcggttttctccagtgcaaggttgaaaccatgagtagtcatc of Hermetia illucens chromosome 4, iHerIll2.2.curated.20191125, whole genome shotgun sequence contains these proteins:
- the LOC119656252 gene encoding gustatory receptor 23a-like, whose amino-acid sequence is MKLLRRTSIKDLSGFLTIYKVAGLAPFSRKDSVRLFLGIYQVLHLVLVVFLFFSAFFIYDVFSGNTLSSLVSGLVFVALSLAHVVLNVQAFCTRKDQQRILDMFRLIDSEFREKLTVRTNTERWNRKYVIGFLVILLVILGNDAIICFSRAMNQFTDGFWVSTFSREIVILRLTQCMHYVSMASERLNLLNAKIEEIVAVRKTTPTFIILEDNYGRRRFNNGTKSESVSIEKILMLKQIFGHIWEVTNIINDCFGWSLLAIVTYYFLDFTSNGYWLFLALEHFIPYFLIMECLCRMIPLAFMLSVLSWVCNNCKQTSETTGCLVHKLEKSTESEQYNALVSEFSLQIMHEPFHISANGFFTIDFELLGSMAAATVTYLVILIQFLLNDKGHKEASAVNATTPESVSTP